Genomic DNA from Brassica rapa cultivar Chiifu-401-42 unplaced genomic scaffold, CAAS_Brap_v3.01 Scaffold0577, whole genome shotgun sequence:
AAATTGTTACCAAAATAAAATGGTTGAATTTTACTATAAGAAGACCACCTCCCTTCTATGCAACACATACAATACCTAGATTCCTTTAAAGAAGGCTTTTCGTTTacatctataaataaattattcattacTATCCAACTATTTAAAATCTCCCAGATTATATCACCTTTACTGCTTTACATTACATTACTTTGTATTCCAAATAGTTTTTCAGTTTTCAACGATCTTGTTTTTGTGTGGTTTTTGTTGACCTTTCAAGATTTTCACCCCAAAAAATGAATGATTATGATGGAAACTTTATGGATGATTTGTCCCCACTGTCCAGTCCTCGCATAAGAGAGGCATTAGCAATGCTGGATCAAAACGAAAATGGTCTAAATCCGATCAGCAAGGCGTTCCCTCAAACCAACGTATCACCTGATCCTCAGTCTGAACAAAGATCTGGTGGTCTCCGCAACAGAATGGTAGGATTTGATATTCCATCGCTCGAGATAGAGAGCATCAGTCCATTTGCTAATTCGTTCAGGAACCCGATTCTTGTTCCCTCTCCTATCCTCGTAATATCTCCAGGATTCAGTCTCTCTCCATTTTTACAATCTCCAAATATGTTGTCTAACTCTTCTTCACAGGTAAGTAACAATGTCTTTAATAAGTCTAAGATTGATCTCTTACACGTGATATATATTATTgtctccaaaaataatattaatatatgattaacCTAACTGTTTATTGTCTTTGTGTAATTTATGTTTCCAGATTATCCCTCCGTGTCCAATCCCTAATGATGCGCCTCCTGAGACGGTGGAAAGTTCTGGTGATGCCCATGCAACAATGATTATATCCAACAACAATCTTCCTCATCAGCCAATCGACGTTGATCTGCCTACACAAGGAGGTAATAGAGTTTCCAGTGTCTAGAGTTTGCTTCAGTTTAGATTTTCcgaatattaatatatttctttttacatGTAAAACAGGCTCTGATGATATTCCAATGGAAAAATCTGTTTATATCACATCTCATGAATCTAATGTTGATCCCACTGGTCCTCCTTTAGTCCCTTCTTTTGATTCTGATGTTGTTGCTGAAGCTGATTTTATGAACACTATCTCCCTTGAAAGTGGTAGCAAAGATAATGACAAGGACAGAGAATACAACCAAGAGGAAGACAAAGTCAAAGATCACAACGTTGTTATAGAACCTCCATCTCGAAAGAGAAAGTTCCAAGTCAACATTGAGTaatcaatatataataataataataaaactatatattaactCAATTTATAATTGATatgtttaataataaaatttacctGAATTACATAATTCCTCGCAGGGAAAATATGGTATCAAACATTATTGGAGTCACAAGACCAAAAAACAAGACCCAAAGTGTCATAATTCAGGTTGAAAACGAAGAAAACCATCCTGACGATGGTTTTCGCTGGAGAAAATATGGTCAAAAAGTTGTCACAGGGAATCCAAATCCAAGgttatatatttctttcacTTCAAAATTAGTCAGgcattttgacaaaaaatattatatatttattttggtgtAAATGGTAATCGCCACTGGTAATCGCAGGAGTTACTACAGATGCACATACACTGGGTGTAAGGTGACGAAGCATGTGGAGAGAAGCGTAGACAATGTGAAGTTAGTGGTGGCTACATACGACGGGATACATGAGCACGTTCCACCACCTGAACGCATAAGCCAATCCAGTAGAAAGAAAAAATCCGGTTCGTCTATGTCTCAAGATCCTAGCATGCAAACCCTTGGGTTAGGTATGCTGCATTCTTCCGTTTCGACCTCTCAGCTTTTGCCCTCTCCCTTGGCCCCACAAATGGATATGATGCAATACTATATGGATGGACTCTCTAAGCTTCCAAGTTTACCGGTTAACAGGAGTCATGGTGTTATGAACCGGAATGATGAACCAAAGATTGATCTTGTGATACCAGACGGTACAGAAGGTTTTCAAGGAGATAAGGAAGCGACTATTTCGTAACTGTGGTATCAACCTTTAGATGGGGAAAACATTAAccaaaagataaaaaagaaagatgtaaaccgttttttaattattatatccTTATCTTATAGTTATAAACAATAATGAACAAAGATATACAAAAATCTTGTACTTATCCCTTTCATTATGGTTTTTAATGCATATTATTCTTGAGTTGACCTAATTATTTTCCAATAATGACAGTCTTATGTTAATCCagataataaattatatgaCATGTGAACTATATAAGTCAAACCGACATCCTGTTATACAGTAGAAAAACTAAACCGTGACAATTGTACAAACAGATTGTTTACGCTCAGGCTCATCCTCTTTTAAGTGAGTATCACTTTCACTATTGCTATTATAATTGCTTTTTGGGgccaagttttttttcttttaaaaaacttttttggAGCCAATTTTCTCATGAAAATTTTGGATTAAGAGTGTCAAAATGTAAATTGTACTTCTTATTAAATAATGAGAAGTGAACAAGTGAATATAAATATCACTTATATTAATTGatgatctttaaaaaaatataatcttagTTTTGTACTAATTACAAAGTGATCTTGCTTATGTGTCACTCCCTTAAGCATTTTAATTGCTGATATGGTATCATTACAAAGAGTTTACCTAAACCTTAGTGTAATATAATTAAGCTCTAGCGTAATACATACAAATCAAATCATTTACTACCTAACTAGCTTAAGACCCGCTTAATTGCGTGGGAtgaaagttatatataaaaatatttgtttatgtattattattatttgtattcatttacgtattatgtatataattaaattagagtaaacacgtaaatcaaaacaatacatcttgtttatttaggatatttttttgtaaataaatcaaaacaatcattttatttattatatatggtatataactaaatttcaatgacatggatatagatatatagtatattttaatatcaatattttattattgagaatttatACTCATgtgataaacacaaaatttctaatgtgcaatttttttaatgcaaatttcaaaattaaaatattaatgtttcAAAACTTTTCCAATACAATTTatgaaattaataaagtatttTTCTATGAATGTCTAGTAAAGGAGgattcatattcatacgattgatcatttgtatcttgttattaccaaaacaaaattaaattatgatcacaaaattttagtgtgagGCACTTAATGTTTTTAGTAAATTTATAAtcgttttaaaattcaaaatataacatataagaaaaaaaaatttgtttgttatatggttaatggttgtttaatattttttataatatataaaattaaaaaaaaaggagctaagataaaaacaattattatcaaatatttattattgataatcattaattatcatatatactttaaccaTATTAGACaattttgtagcttttatttaaggcaagttgagaaaatattattttgcacaatatttatcaatttaatagttaatttaaaaaaagcataatataagttaagatggaccaacatatttctttagaattttgaatttcatttttcatggtgacacgtggctacaaaacaatgttgtaatatttgtcaattaatttataagGGATATAACATTTCATCGTACAAAAAAAGCTGACAAACCTCGTGAGTATAAAGTAAtgatattataataaattaaatatgtagTATAAATTTTCGTAGGTAATGTTTTGATCCAAACTGAAcacatacattaaaaactaagaAATGATATTGGCCCTACCGATTGCTATTCAAAGGTTCTTCAGCATAATACATAGCAAATCGCCTTTATATACCGAGTAAGGTTCTTCAGCTGTCAAACGTTTCTTTCAATATCTGAACCTGAACCGTAGAGAAATGATGAACAAATCACaagagaattaaaaaaaaaaaaatcatagaacGACAATACACGATGCATGTTTTCAttcgaaaaatatttgaaaatcatatcaatggaaaaaaatatattaatatacggtttttttattattgatgTTGGTTAAGACTTAAGATTCATTTTAATTTCAATTGAACCTAACCAAACTCAATCAATTTTTTTCGGTGTTTTAATGCTAGAACTAGGATAAGATATGCGTCTTGCGCAAGgtgagtttatttgtatatattatcgataatgttttttatatatttgatcattttatttatacatatataatgttatttgttatataactaccaacttatttttctaaggattttgAAATTGATTCTCGTGATGACACGTGTCATGGttcaaatgttgtaatgtttcttttttaatatataggggatattaaTAATACAATGCATTGGCCACAAAGACTTaaccaacatatttttatgGACCTGCCTCACACAATTATTAATATTTCCATCGGCAGCTTTCCcttgaaaaaaaatgataaaaaaaaaaaatttgtttaacaTAAATACCAAAACTGGTAATGATTGATTTAACATATCCCTATATTAATTTGTGATATGAACTGGTTAAATTTTAAAGCAGTACTTTTTGAAACACATGAAACTCAAAAGTAATCTGCCTTTTTTATATACTTCACTTACAgtaataattacatgattttacaACAAAAATTCTCTAGAACAAATTGAAGAAGGACCTCCCAACCATTCATGCAAATAGATATAGTTATGACCCTTTAAACAATATCATATTAcatattataaagttttttttatcaagtgACTAAATTTTTCTGGTTAAACCACGTTTGCtacatatacaatataattaataaagttGATATGAGAAAATCAGGAAGATTAACTGAAACTTGTGTAGCATTATTCTATTACAGTGGTGAATGTTCTTATTAATCAAGGTAGATAATACTAACTAGCGATAATGTTCTTGTCAATAATTTTTGTAAGTGATGtagatttgtttattttcatacaTAATGCATAGAAAATTACATGCTCTATTTTTTACAAACTTGAAATAAAATGAGAACATTTGATAGTTATCCCTATAAAACGTATTTGTAGACGTTATTAAATAGTTATGCTTacatgaaaagaaaaacatatacgATAAATAATACTGATTGATTACACTATGGTTTGACATAGCATAGGTGCACATGCCGTCTTATTTTTAGACTATGTATATGTGACTGTTGAAAATTGTATTTCGCTAGGGAGTTAATTTATAAACTATGATATTTCTTAATGTCTTATAGTTCTGCCACGTCAGACTTTAGAAGGCTTAAACAACTACCACATAATTCTGCCACGTCAGACTTTAGAAGGCTTAAACAACTGCAATATATAGAATATTATGATTGCTATACAATTCTTCAGTACTAAGCAATGAATTGCCTAATAATTCTATTGAAGATTAAAAATACTTTGGCACTAAGCAATGAATTGCCTAATAATTAACTTTCATAGTAGTTAATGCTAATGAATGTATCACATTAATCTAACTATTACTTTATATAAAACTAGGGGGTAGTCCGCGATTCGCGTGGAATATTGTTTTATTAGTATTACGTATAATTTTTTGGAAGATGTAATTATGTGGTCATCTTTATTTGTTAAGAGCAttatttggtatttttattatgttatgtAGTAGTAGATGATAggttaatatattttgtgtttgtttttttaataatgtattGTTGTGTGTATAGTAAAACTTGTTAGTTGTAAAGTGATCATCTGATATAAAGCATATTGAATTTCAATAACTTTGCATTTAGACATTTGTTGATTCAAAAATTAACAGTTTTAACGtcataattgtattttattttattttcaaaattatttttttaagatgTTTTTTGCCATCTTCCCATAATTTGACGTTAACCTATCACTGCATATGTATTTTGTTTAACTGTCCGGTGTGCGGTGTTTTTTCCAGAAATGATTGGTATGTTTTGAAATAAAGTTTTCTTTGCCTGCTTCTCATGTGAGATTATCTTCTACTTGTTCGAAATTGGGTTTATGAGTTCAAAGTTGTGCAGCTGTTTCTCACTGTGTTGTAAGCTTTTCCGATCAATATTGGCTGCTTTTCTTCTTCCGATGTTAGAGACTGCATCTCCATGGGTTGGTTAGATTTTAGGCGTCCGTGATGTTGTCTTCCTTGTCGTTAGTTTTCCGTTGATAGTCCATGTTCATCTTTGTTTTCAAGATGTGGTTTTTGGTGATACGACTTATATGCTCTCTTTCATATCTCGAGGACGGCTATATGGCTTgctgatttagtttttttttctccctTTTCTCTATGTTCTTTCATTTCTTTGTATTTTACATTGTGTCTCGCTTCTTTAgtgtctctctcttt
This window encodes:
- the LOC117130594 gene encoding probable WRKY transcription factor 10, with the translated sequence MNDYDGNFMDDLSPLSSPRIREALAMLDQNENGLNPISKAFPQTNVSPDPQSEQRSGGLRNRMVGFDIPSLEIESISPFANSFRNPILVPSPILVISPGFSLSPFLQSPNMLSNSSSQIIPPCPIPNDAPPETVESSGDAHATMIISNNNLPHQPIDVDLPTQGGSDDIPMEKSVYITSHESNVDPTGPPLVPSFDSDVVAEADFMNTISLESGSKDNDKDREYNQEEDKVKDHNVVIEPPSRKRKFQVNIE